In Deinococcus maricopensis DSM 21211, one genomic interval encodes:
- a CDS encoding bifunctional ADP-dependent NAD(P)H-hydrate dehydratase/NAD(P)H-hydrate epimerase codes for MPPHPEPVLTAGGVRAMDADLDRAGLLDLAMEHAGRAVADHARAHFPGARVLLLAGSGANGGDALVAARHLHALGEDARVLALPARHPLTRANRRRLTALGVPTARLSAPALAGALRRADLIIDGLLGTGFVPPLQPALAALTARVNASGLPVLSIDVPTGVNADTAEADDDALRATYTVVLAGLKPTLLFGPAAHHAGTLLHGDLRVPPAFAARHAVATREDDAALAARLPVRFADAHKGTAGRVWVVGGHPGTTGAPLIAGVGALRAGAGLITVHSEADLPLLTPELMLRRHADLTRDLQDQAKPDAVVLGMGLGSRALTVARAALAWDVPTVLDADALQPELTGVTHARTVLTPHPGEAARLLGTDTPAITRDPLGAARALQERYACTVLLKGGPSVVAGPDGLTVVRGGHPGMASGGMGDLLGGVIAALLGQGLSAPDATRAGARLHARAGERAAVTHGYGLSATDVAAELGGAWADLMTARPAEFPVG; via the coding sequence ATGCCTCCCCACCCTGAACCCGTCCTGACCGCCGGCGGCGTCCGCGCGATGGACGCCGACCTGGACCGCGCCGGCCTGCTGGATCTCGCCATGGAACACGCGGGCCGCGCCGTCGCGGACCACGCGCGCGCGCACTTCCCCGGCGCGCGCGTCCTGCTGCTCGCCGGGAGCGGCGCGAACGGCGGCGACGCCCTCGTGGCCGCCCGGCACCTGCACGCGCTCGGCGAGGACGCCCGCGTGCTCGCGCTGCCCGCCCGGCACCCCCTGACGCGCGCGAACCGTCGCCGCCTCACGGCGTTGGGTGTACCCACCGCGCGCCTGAGCGCGCCTGCCCTCGCGGGAGCGCTCAGGCGCGCGGACCTGATCATCGACGGCCTGCTCGGCACCGGCTTTGTGCCGCCGCTGCAGCCCGCCCTCGCGGCCCTGACCGCCCGCGTGAACGCGAGCGGCCTGCCCGTGCTGAGCATTGATGTGCCGACCGGCGTGAACGCCGACACCGCCGAGGCGGACGATGACGCGCTGCGCGCCACGTACACGGTCGTCCTCGCGGGCCTCAAGCCGACCCTGCTGTTCGGCCCGGCCGCGCACCACGCCGGCACCCTGCTGCACGGAGACCTGCGCGTGCCGCCCGCGTTCGCCGCGCGGCACGCCGTCGCCACCCGCGAGGACGACGCGGCCCTCGCCGCCCGCCTGCCTGTGCGGTTCGCGGACGCGCACAAGGGCACTGCCGGGCGCGTGTGGGTGGTGGGCGGGCACCCCGGCACGACCGGCGCGCCGCTGATCGCGGGGGTCGGTGCCCTGCGCGCCGGCGCGGGCCTGATCACCGTGCACAGCGAAGCGGACCTGCCACTGCTCACGCCCGAACTGATGCTGCGCCGCCACGCGGACCTCACCCGCGACCTGCAGGACCAGGCGAAACCCGACGCGGTCGTGCTCGGCATGGGCCTCGGCTCGCGCGCGCTGACCGTCGCCCGCGCCGCCCTCGCGTGGGACGTGCCCACCGTGCTGGACGCGGACGCCCTCCAGCCCGAACTGACCGGCGTCACGCACGCCCGCACGGTCCTCACGCCGCACCCAGGCGAAGCCGCGCGCCTACTCGGCACCGACACGCCCGCCATCACCCGCGATCCGCTCGGCGCGGCGCGCGCCCTGCAGGAACGCTACGCCTGCACCGTGCTCCTGAAGGGCGGCCCCAGCGTCGTCGCGGGCCCGGACGGCCTCACGGTCGTGCGCGGCGGGCACCCCGGCATGGCGAGCGGCGGCATGGGCGACCTGCTCGGCGGTGTGATCGCCGCGCTGCTCGGGCAGGGCCTGAGCGCCCCGGACGCCACGCGCGCCGGCGCGCGCCTGCACGC
- the rsmA gene encoding 16S rRNA (adenine(1518)-N(6)/adenine(1519)-N(6))-dimethyltransferase RsmA, which yields MTEDAPAPLYSPRTVRDLMQRHGIRATKSLGQNFLVDGNVLRSIADAGGAASGVSVLEVGPGLGVLTREVAERGAHVVTLEKDERLRPVLAETLAGLDVEVVWGDALKFDYDRLPDGTRVIANLPYYISTALLSKFMASARIVSATVLVQREVAERLAAKPGEDAYGFMSALAALHGRVRIVRDVPKGAFIPAPDVTSSVVRLDFTGFEDSGQKPDARLIRLMEAALHHRRKTMRNNLRMAGFDAGAVEQALETVGLRADVRAEDVALRDMHRFAQALGVLA from the coding sequence ATGACTGAAGACGCGCCCGCCCCCCTGTATTCCCCTCGTACCGTCCGTGACCTGATGCAGCGTCACGGCATTCGCGCCACCAAGAGCCTCGGGCAGAATTTCTTGGTGGACGGGAACGTCCTGCGGTCCATAGCCGACGCGGGCGGCGCGGCGTCCGGCGTGAGCGTCCTGGAGGTCGGGCCGGGCTTGGGCGTCCTGACGCGCGAGGTGGCGGAGCGCGGCGCGCACGTCGTGACGCTCGAAAAGGACGAGCGGCTGCGGCCGGTGCTGGCCGAGACGCTCGCAGGCCTGGACGTGGAAGTCGTGTGGGGGGACGCGCTGAAATTCGATTACGACCGCCTGCCGGACGGCACGCGCGTGATCGCGAACCTGCCGTACTACATCAGCACGGCGCTGCTCAGCAAGTTCATGGCTTCGGCGCGTATCGTCTCGGCGACGGTGCTGGTGCAGCGTGAGGTGGCGGAGCGTCTGGCGGCGAAGCCCGGCGAGGACGCGTACGGGTTCATGAGCGCGCTGGCGGCGCTGCATGGCCGCGTGCGGATCGTGCGGGACGTGCCGAAGGGCGCGTTCATTCCCGCGCCGGACGTGACCAGCAGCGTCGTGCGCCTGGACTTCACAGGCTTCGAGGACAGCGGGCAGAAGCCGGACGCGCGCCTGATCCGCCTGATGGAGGCCGCGCTGCATCACCGCCGCAAGACCATGCGCAACAACCTGCGCATGGCGGGGTTCGATGCAGGCGCGGTGGAACAGGCGCTGGAGACTGTGGGGTTGCGCGCGGACGTGCGCGCGGAGGACGTGGCGTTGCGGGACATGCACCGCTTCGCGCAGGCGCTGGGCGTGTTAGCATGA
- a CDS encoding tetratricopeptide repeat protein — protein sequence MSTPDAWTAPLSTRDAPRAHALALQAGADAALTAALDDLVALQEAVRARAYLQAHAHLTRYRADLDDTSDAPTLWAHADPDALHAAVTALQDVDGARITDPADLEARLAPALENPWTRAEALNVQGVLYALGGDVTDARAAFQAALDLDARHYRALTNLGNLDLEAGAYADAERQYRAALALHKDYPGAHHNLAVALRKQKRMGESLRSFKTGQRLAGRQERERTRVEMQAQSGKLSGALPRNRLVWIAGAAVVGVLLLRNLLGG from the coding sequence ATGAGCACCCCCGACGCCTGGACCGCGCCGCTCAGCACCCGCGACGCGCCGCGCGCCCACGCGCTCGCGCTGCAGGCCGGCGCCGACGCCGCCCTCACCGCCGCGCTCGACGACCTCGTCGCGCTGCAGGAAGCGGTGCGCGCCCGCGCGTACCTGCAGGCCCACGCGCACCTGACCCGCTACCGCGCGGACCTGGACGACACGTCCGACGCGCCGACCCTGTGGGCCCACGCCGACCCGGACGCCCTGCACGCCGCCGTGACGGCCCTGCAGGACGTGGACGGCGCGCGCATCACCGACCCCGCCGACCTCGAGGCGCGGCTCGCCCCGGCCCTCGAGAACCCCTGGACGCGCGCGGAAGCGCTGAACGTCCAGGGCGTGCTGTACGCCCTCGGCGGCGACGTGACCGACGCGCGCGCCGCATTCCAGGCGGCCCTGGACCTCGACGCGCGCCACTACCGCGCCCTCACGAACCTCGGGAACCTCGACCTGGAGGCGGGCGCGTACGCCGATGCGGAGCGTCAGTACCGCGCGGCCCTCGCGCTGCACAAGGACTACCCGGGCGCACACCACAACCTCGCCGTCGCCCTGCGTAAACAAAAACGCATGGGGGAGAGCCTGCGGTCCTTCAAGACCGGGCAGCGCCTCGCCGGACGGCAGGAACGCGAGCGCACCCGAGTGGAAATGCAGGCGCAGAGCGGGAAACTCAGCGGGGCGCTGCCCAGGAACCGTCTGGTGTGGATTGCGGGCGCGGCGGTCGTGGGCGTCCTGCTGCTCCGCAACCTCCTGGGCGGCTGA
- a CDS encoding CarD family transcriptional regulator gives MSEELQLREGDSVVYPNHGAGVVRALTERTVLGVKQAYYEVHLFGKDAQVLVPVARARDLGLRRATRREDVPNLLAELSTDIPLPESFQARYRAEQELLQAADLVTLTRLVGTLVRRDVTRGLPSSEMDVLMHARKTLEAELEVALGGGGRVALEAALSELMGAARQV, from the coding sequence ATGAGCGAGGAACTGCAGCTGCGCGAGGGCGATTCAGTGGTGTACCCGAACCACGGGGCGGGCGTGGTCCGCGCGCTCACGGAACGCACGGTGCTGGGCGTGAAGCAGGCGTACTACGAGGTGCATCTGTTCGGCAAGGACGCGCAGGTGCTCGTGCCGGTGGCGCGCGCCCGTGATCTGGGCCTGCGGCGCGCAACGCGCCGCGAGGACGTCCCCAACCTGCTCGCGGAACTCAGCACGGACATCCCGCTGCCGGAGAGCTTCCAGGCGCGGTACCGCGCGGAGCAGGAGCTGTTGCAGGCCGCGGACCTCGTGACGCTCACGCGCCTGGTGGGCACGCTGGTGCGCCGCGACGTGACGCGCGGCCTGCCGTCCAGCGAGATGGACGTGCTGATGCACGCCCGCAAGACGCTGGAAGCGGAACTGGAAGTCGCGCTGGGCGGCGGCGGGCGCGTGGCGCTCGAAGCAGCGCTCAGTGAGCTGATGGGCGCCGCGCGGCAGGTCTGA
- a CDS encoding carbohydrate kinase family protein — protein MKFFVIGDVTVDHLYHLDRLPRAGEEVAPTHASMQPGGAGGTISVTLARLGHTVTLAARVGQDPFAEYALAQVQESGVSQTAVQRDPDHLTSTITVMQTPDGRRAMISSGAANRQLDAAKLKKKDVEGANALVVSAYSLISGPQREYALKAIGYAKKAEVPVFIDLGTGAVNAAGKRLLDSVLSADYILLNQHELLAMTETTSISAALTELGRLGARQVVVKVGAMGSIVWTPEETDLVDAVNTGEDVVDSTGAGDTFVAAFAHAILAGEPLANAARFANAAGALAATTVGAQTRPITQQDLAALTR, from the coding sequence GTGAAGTTTTTCGTGATTGGCGACGTGACGGTGGACCACCTGTACCACCTGGACCGCCTGCCCCGGGCAGGCGAGGAGGTCGCGCCGACGCACGCGAGCATGCAGCCGGGCGGCGCGGGCGGCACCATCAGCGTGACGCTCGCGCGCCTGGGGCACACCGTGACGCTCGCGGCGCGCGTCGGGCAGGACCCGTTCGCGGAGTACGCGCTCGCGCAGGTGCAGGAGAGCGGCGTGTCCCAGACAGCCGTGCAGCGCGACCCGGACCACCTGACGAGCACCATCACCGTGATGCAGACGCCCGACGGGCGCCGCGCCATGATCAGCAGCGGCGCCGCGAACCGCCAGCTGGACGCCGCGAAGCTCAAGAAAAAGGACGTGGAGGGCGCAAACGCGCTGGTCGTCAGCGCGTACAGCCTGATCAGCGGCCCGCAGCGCGAGTACGCGCTGAAAGCCATCGGGTACGCGAAGAAGGCTGAAGTGCCGGTCTTCATCGATCTGGGCACGGGCGCCGTGAACGCCGCCGGGAAACGCCTGCTGGACAGCGTGCTCAGCGCGGACTACATCCTGCTCAACCAGCATGAGCTGCTCGCCATGACGGAAACCACGTCGATCAGCGCGGCCCTCACGGAACTCGGGCGTCTCGGCGCGCGTCAGGTCGTCGTGAAGGTCGGCGCGATGGGCAGCATCGTGTGGACGCCCGAGGAGACGGACCTCGTGGACGCCGTGAATACCGGCGAGGACGTCGTGGATTCCACGGGCGCCGGGGACACGTTCGTGGCGGCGTTCGCGCACGCCATCCTGGCCGGGGAGCCGCTGGCGAACGCCGCGCGCTTCGCGAACGCCGCCGGGGCGCTCGCCGCGACGACGGTGGGCGCGCAGACGCGGCCGATCACGCAGCAGGACCTCGCGGCCCTGACGCGCTGA